A genomic window from bacterium includes:
- the rpsL gene encoding 30S ribosomal protein S12, protein MPTINQLVRTGRETLGKREKAPALNKSPQRRGVCTRVYTTTPKKPNSALRKVARVRLSNQIEVTAYIPGEGHNLQEHSIVMIRGGRVKDLPGVRYHIVRGVLDTSGVQDRKQSRSKYGAKRGK, encoded by the coding sequence GTGCCAACCATCAATCAACTGGTTCGCACCGGTCGCGAAACTCTCGGCAAGCGTGAGAAAGCCCCGGCGCTCAACAAATCACCGCAGCGGCGCGGCGTCTGCACCCGCGTTTACACCACCACGCCCAAAAAGCCCAATTCTGCCTTGCGCAAGGTGGCGCGTGTGCGCCTCAGCAACCAGATTGAAGTGACGGCCTATATTCCGGGTGAGGGTCACAACCTCCAGGAGCATTCGATTGTCATGATCCGCGGCGGACGTGTCAAGGATTTGCCGGGCGTCCGTTATCATATCGTCCGCGGCGTGCTGGATACCAGCGGCGTCCAGGACCGCAAGCAGAGCCGTTCCAAATATGGCGCCAAACGCGGCAAGTAA
- the rpsG gene encoding 30S ribosomal protein S7, which yields MSRRKTPSKRIVLPDPKFNSVLVTKFINGLLRGGKRSVAETIFYDAIDIIAAKTSADGLPVFEKAMHNVRPMLEVRSRRVGGATYQVPVDIRGERQQALAIRWIINYAKGRSEKTMSEKLAAELMAAAKNEGNSIKKREDTHKMAEANKAFAHFRW from the coding sequence ATGTCGAGAAGAAAAACACCATCAAAGCGGATTGTACTGCCTGATCCTAAATTCAACAGCGTGCTGGTGACCAAGTTTATCAATGGTCTGCTCCGCGGCGGCAAACGCAGCGTGGCGGAGACCATTTTTTACGATGCCATCGATATCATCGCCGCCAAGACCAGCGCCGATGGGTTGCCGGTCTTCGAAAAGGCGATGCATAACGTCCGGCCGATGCTCGAAGTGCGCTCCCGCCGTGTCGGCGGCGCCACCTATCAGGTCCCGGTCGATATCCGCGGCGAACGTCAGCAGGCGCTAGCCATCCGCTGGATTATCAATTACGCCAAGGGACGTTCCGAAAAGACCATGTCCGAAAAACTCGCCGCAGAATTGATGGCCGCGGCGAAAAATGAAGGCAACTCGATCAAGAAACGCGAGGATACCCATAAAATGGCCGAAGCCAACAAGGCTTTCGCCCATTTCCGCTGGTAG